Genomic window (Spirosoma sp. KCTC 42546):
AAAGCAGGGGCCACCCGAATGGTCAAATCGAAGTCGATGCTGACCGAAGAGTGTCACCTCAACGACTACCTGACCCAGCACGGCATTGAGGTAATCGACAGCGATTTAGGCGAACGGATTGTGCAGATGCGCAAGGAGCCGCCTTCGCATATTGTGCTGCCCGCCATCCACCTCACGAAGGCCGATGTAGGCGAAACCTTTCATGAACATCTGGGCACAGAAAAAGGAGCTACCGACCCCCAATACCTTACCGAAGCCGCTCGCCAACACCTGCGCGAGACGTTCCTGACCCGAAAAGTAGCCCTGACTGGGGTTAACTTCGCTATTGCCGAAACGGGTGGATTTGTGGTCTGCACCAACGAAGGAAACGCGGATATGGGTGCGCACCTGGCCGATGTACACATTGCGGCCATGGGTTTTGAAAAAATCATACCGCGCGCGGAGCATCTGGGTGTCTACCTTCGTTTGCTGGCTCGCTCTGCAACGGGTCAGCCCATTACGACTTTTTCCAGCCATTTTCATCGCCCGCGTCCGGGTCAGGAAATGCACATTGTGATTGTTGACAATGGCCGTAGTCGCCAGTTGGGCAGACCCGATTTTCGGAACTCGCTCAAGTGTATCCGGTGCGCGGCCTGCATGAACACCTGCCCCGTTTACCGGCGGTCGGGTGGGCACAGCTACCACAGCGCCGTTGCGGGACCCATTGGTTCCATTCTGGCCCCCAACCTGGACATGAAACAGAACGCCGATCTACCTTTTGCTTCGACGCTTTGTGGATCGTGTTCTAATGTGTGTCCGGTGAAGATTGATATTCACGACCAATTGTACAAATGGCGGCAGGTGCTGATGCAGGAAGGTTACGGGCCAACGGCAAAAACGGTATCGATGAAGGCAATGGCTACCGTGCTGGAATCGCCCCGCTTGTACCGGATGGCAGGTAAAATTGGGCGGGGTGTCCTGCGTTTTGCCCCCGTTACGGTCGAAAATCGCTTTAATCCGTGGTACAATCAACGTGAAATGCCCGAACCGCCAGCCGAAAGTTTCCGCGACTGGTACGTTAATCATAAAAAGTCATGACCACCCGCGAACGCATCTTAAACAGCATTCAGGCAAATCAGCCCTCGCTCCTACCTTTACCCGAGCAGTTTACCTTTACGTCCTCGTTCCCGGATCTGACGAAGCAATTCAGTGATTCATTGGCTTTTGTTGGCGGTATGGCGGTGGTTGTACCCGATCACAAAACCATTGAAGCTCATTTGAAGGAGCATTACCCAGGTATGACCAGTGTAGCGTCAACCTGCCCTGAACTGGCGCATCTGGCCGATAGAGGTCTGGATGTTGCCGATCCACATGAGCTGGCCAGCCTGAACCTGACGATTATTGAAGGCCCGCTGGCCGTTGCCGAAAATGCTGCCATCTGGGTGGACGAACGGCAGTTGCCCCACCGAGTTGTACCAATGATTACCCAGTACTTAGCCATTATCATCCGGCAATCGACCATTGTACCAAACATGCACGATGCATATAAGAAGCTCAAAGTCAATGAGACGGGATTCGGTACGTTTATCAGTGGCCCTTCCAAAACCGCCGATATTGAGCAAAGCCTGGTAATTGGAGCCCACGGCGCCCGATCGCTGATTGTGTATGTTCTACCCTGATAGCTAGTATAGTACAACATTCACGTTAGCCTTGACTTCCTCCGACGCTATTTCTACCTACCAGCCCACGTTATTTTCGATTGCCTATCGAATGACCGGGGAAGTAATGGTTAGTGAAGATATTGTTCAGGATGTCTTCATAAAGTGGATGAGTCGGCCGTTGGAGGCTATTCAGGATGACAAAGCCTATCTGGCCAAGAGTGTCATAAACGCGTCGCTTAATCACCTGGCGCAGGTAAAACGGCATCGGGAAGCGTATAAAGGTGTTTGGCTACCAGAACCCGTTTTGGCCGACAGTCATGTTAGTGACGCCAAACTGGACATTTCGTACGGATTCATGCTCCTGCTGGAAAAACTGTCGCCCCTGGAGCGAGCCGTTTTCGTGCTCAAGGAAAGCTTCGATTTTGGGTATCCCGAATTAGCCCAGTTGTTCGATACAACGGACGTTAATTGTCGGCAACTTTACCGACGGGCGAACGAAAAAATCGCGGGAGCTAACCGCCGTTTTGTTATCGATCCAACTCAGCAACAGGCACTTCTGGATGCCTTTTCCAAAGCCAGCGAAACGGGTAATATCGACCTATTGATCCAATTACTCAAAGCAGATGTAGCCGTTTACTCGGATGGAGGTGGCAAGATTTCGGCCGCCCTCAAACCACTGGTCGGTTCAGCTATCGTTGAACAGTTTCTGCGATCACTCACCACTAAGCAACGGGATAAATTGCTTGTCCGGCCAACCCTGGTCAATGGTGAGCTGGGTTTAGTATTCAGCCAAAAGGATACCCAACTGCTTGATACGGTTATGGTTATCGAATCTGACCCGACCGGTATCAGTCGGCTTTATTTCATTCGTAACCCGGATAAATTAGCCCATCTCCATTAATTTTCAGGGCGCCTGTCACAAACTACGGCCCTGGTTTGTCTTGTGTGAGATTTCATCAAAAATGTTATTCTTATGCAAGTCAAGCAAGTCCGCTGGGTACCAATCACCCTTCTTTATTTAGCCATAACCAATGCGTTTCCGGGTGTGTGGGCCCTGTTCATGCCCCGTAGTTTTTATTCGTCCTTCCCTGGCTTTGGCCGGGTTTGGGTGGCCGTTGATGGTCCTTATAACGAACACCTGATCCGGGATGTAGGTGGCTTCTTTCTATCTCTTTCGGTGCTTACTTTTCTGGCCTTACTGGCTCCTCGTCTGGTAGCTGTTCGGGCCACAGCTATCTGCCTGCTGACGTTTACTACGCCCCATCTGCTGTATCATCTGATGCACTTACACATGCTTCCGCTTATTGATCAGGTCGGGAACGTAGTGGCACTATCCGCCGGAGTATTACTTCCCATTCTGCTGTTGCTCCACAAACCTGTCCAATCTGCCCTACCCTACTCAGAATCTTCTCATGAATAAGAGCTTAGTCATCGGCGGATCGGGTGTATTGGGCTCGGCAGTTGTACATGAACTACAGAAAAGCCAGATCAACTTCCAGATCGGAAGCCGTAACCCCATCAAAACAGATTCGTATAGTACCGTCAATCAGGCATCTGTGCCCTGGACGCACACCAACCTGGCCACGGGAGACGGCCTCTCAGAAGCACTTGCCGGAGTCGATACGGTTTTTCATTTGGCTACAGGGCAGGGAAAAATTGGGCGTGAGTCAGACGAAGTTGTGTTTACCCGTAACCTGCTGAATGCAGTGAAGCAGTCAAACGTGAAGCACTTGATTTACAGTTCCATTGTGGGTGTCGACAAAATTCCCTACAGCTATTACCAGGCTAAACTCAACGCCGAAAAATTGATTCAGGCGAGCCAGGTGCCTTACACAATTTTACGCGCGACTCAATTCCACGATTTCGTCGACTTTGTACTGGGGAAACTACTGAACTTACCTATTGGGTTTGTCCCAAAAAAGCTATTGATTCAGCCCATTGATGTTGTAGTCGTGGCGCAGGAATTGTGTCGACTGGCTCAGGCTGGTAGCCAGCAGACTACTTTACAGTTAGGAGGACCGAAGGTGTATGATGCAGGAACACTAGCGAAACGCTGGATGCAACACCGGAAGGTTTCAAAACCAATCATCCCGATTCCTGCCATTGGGGCAATTATGAAGCCTATTGCAGCGGGTCGTGCGACCTGCCCGGAAGCGGCCATCGGCACAAAAACCTGGAAAGCGTATCTGACGGAACGGTATGGCGAGTTTTAGAAGACTATCTGAAAACGGAGGCTGAAAACGAAAAAGCAATCAGAGGGATGATTAACTAGATAAGCTGGCTGTTTTTCACCCACTTGTGCGCTAACTTTACAGAGCTGCTTCATCTTTCATGACTCCTTCCTCAAACTATATGACTTCGTTATCGATACCGAAACTCCGCACGATTCCGGTTTTACTTCTCGCGATTCTCTTCTGTCTGGATCTGGGATGGGCGCAACCGATCAACCAGATTTCTGCGGACAGTGTGGATGCAATTGTCCGTACCCACATGACCAATAAACACATTCAGGGTGTTTCGATCGCCATTGTCCGTCAGGGAAAGGTGATACTGGCCAAAGGGTATGGGCTGGCCAACGTCGAACTGAATGTTCCTGCGACTCCACAAAGCGTGTATGCGATTGCTTCTGTCAGCAAACAATTTCTTGCAACCGGTATTCTGATGCTGGCGCAGGAAGGTAAGCTGAAACTCGACGATGATATTCACAAATACTACCCGCAGGCTCCTCAAACCTGGCAGGGCATTACGTTACGACATTTATTGTCGCACACATCAGGAATCGTCCGGGAAGCACCCGCGTTTGACCCGGCCAAAATTCAGCCCGACTCGGTTGTGGTTCAGTCGGCGTTTCCGTTGCCTTTAGAGTTTCCGATTGGCACAAAGTGGCAATATTGTAACGTAGGTTATTTTGCGTTGGCCGATGTTATCAGTAAAGTATCAGGACAACCCTGGGCTACCTTTCTGAAACAACGGGTTTTCAGTCCATTAGGCATGACCGCCACCCGGACCACGACCCTCAGTGAAATTGTACCGAACCGGGTCGATGGCTATGAATGGGACAAAGATCATCTTCATCGGGCCATCCCTTACCGGGCATTGCGTCCCAGCGGAGCCTTTCTGTCGACGGTTCTGGATTTAGCGAAATGGGATGCTGCGTTGTACACCTCCAACTATCTGACCGAAGCCAGTCAGAAGCAGATGCTGACACCCTTTGTGCTTAAAGACGGCACGCCCTACCCCTATGGACTAGGCTGGCGGGTTGATACGTTTCAGGGCACGCAATGGGTTCACCACGGCGGCTCGTTACCCGGATTTCGGACGGAGTACGCCCGTTTCCCACAGAAGGGCCTATCCATTATTATCCTGACAAATGGCGAAGAAGCCAGTCCCGAAACCATAGCGAAGGAAATTGCTACCCTTTTTTTGCGATCGGGAGCAGGTAAAGTGGCTAGTGGGAAGTAAAAATTAACCGCAATGGCGCAAGGGGTGTGATGTCAGATTCTTAAATCAGACGTTTTAGGTTTCTCAAAACCTATTTTCTCTCAATAGGTTTTGAGAAACCTAAAACGTCGGTTATTAGTAACCGACACCACATTAACCACAGCAAAAGGTCGCAAAGAATAGAACCTTTGCGACCTTTGCGTTAACCCTTGCGCCTTTGCGTTAAAACCCTTAAATCCTATTTCAACAACTCAGCCAGTGGCCAGACGTTCCCGTTTTTAATTGTATAGCGAACATTCATAGAATCCCGAATTTTGGTCAGCGGGTCGCCATCAACGGCAATTAAATCAGCTATTTTACCCGCTTCAATACTGCCCAGATCATTACCCACACCAGCCGCTTCGGCGGACCATAGTGTAGCGCCCCGTAATGTCTCGAAAGGCGTTACGCCCCCTTCTACCCAGTTCTGCAATTCTACCTGTAAGCTTAGTCCGTAAGGAATCAGCGGTGAGTCGGTTCCCGGTGTCATGCGTCCGCCCGCGTCGATGAATTTCTTCACATTGCTGGCCAGCGTTTTAAAATTCTCGACCGCCCCCGGCATGATCCGACGCATGGTTTGCTGCTGCGCCATCAGGTTGTTCCGGTACACCTCATTGTAAAAATGAACGTACGGCGGGTAGCTCAATAAGCTAGTATCCTTTCGGGTCTGGAACGAAAAACCGCCCTGTAAGCTCGTGGTAGGCGTCATATTCATACCCGACTTCGCGATCAGGTTCAGCACATCGGCATAGATATGGTTCGTTGAGGTCAGCTTCATCGAGAAACCCCGGCGGCTGGTGGCCGACGAATGTTCAACGCCATCGATATTGTACTTCACGGCCGGATACAGTTCGTGCGAGGTGACGGGAATCCCAATCTGATGCGCCAGATCGGCAGCAAGTTGCTGCAAGCGGTCGGGTAAGCGGACGTAGCATTTCAGCAGATCGTAGTCCAGTCGTTTGGCCCGGTCGAGTTCCATGCGCAGTTGGGCTTCACTTCGGATACTGGTAGCCAGCCCATAATACAGTCGATAGCCTTCGTTCAGGGTTCCAGTGAAAAACGAGCGTGGGCCCGGCCGGATACCCGCATCCCAGGACTCCCTTCGTTCAAGCGCATCGTAGGGATCGGCACCCGTTTCGCGAATACTGGTAATGCCGTGGCTCAGCCAGATACGCCCCTGTTTTTCGCCGGACAAAATGGTCTGGTGGGTGTGCATCTCCCAAAGGCCAGGCATAACGGTGAGTTTAGAGGCATCCACGAGTTTGCCCTTGCGTCCGGCTTTATGTGGCTCAATAGCCTGAATTCGGCTGCCTGCCAGAATAATGTCGACGTTCTCGCGGTACTTATTTGTTTTACCGTCGAAGAGTTTACCCGCGTGAATAATCGTGGGTTCTACAGGCAATTTCGGCTGGTAGGTCAACGTCAACGGAATAATCGAAACCTTACCCGTTGTTATGTCCATCTGCTTGAGCGAATCAATGGCCATATAGACCAGCGTCTTCGAATCGGCGGTCCAGGTCATGTTGTCGGCCAGTGCCTTCGTACGTTGAACGGCTGGCCCCGTCTGCTTCCCTTCCGGTGTAACGGGCAACGTCCAGAGTACGCCATCGAGCACGTACGCCATCCACTTGCCATCCGGCGACCAGCTTGGGCCACTCCGTCCCCGGAAACTGATGGTCTGATTCGCCGAATCGGGTTTCATTTCCGACGCACTCCCTCCACCCTGACTGGGGATGATCAGAAACTGGTTCAGCCCTTCCCGAAACCGGCTGGAATAGATATCCAGCGCCGAGACCGCAATCTGCTTGCCATCCGGCGACCAGCTCGGTACACCGGGTCCAAAGAGTGGATCATATACTTTTTGAGGTATGGCAAAGGGTTGATCTTCTGATGTTGGGAAAGTGATGGTGTGCAACACGCTACGGCCAAAAGCGGCCCGGTCGAGCATGAAGAATGCAATCCGTTTGCCATCGGGCGCAAAAATCGGGGTATTGATTTCCTCCGTTCCATTCGTCAACTGGCGGTCCTGGCCCGTTTTCAAATCTCTGGCCCATAAATTAATCCCCCCTGATCGATCCGAGGTAAAGATCAGGAATCGACCATCAGGTGAAAAACAAGGATCGGCCTCAATAAACGCATCGTTAGTTAACTTCTGTGGAACGGCTACACCAATATCCAGCCAGTATAGGTCACCAAGGGCCGAGAAAACAACGGCTTTCCCATCTGGCGAAACAACCGGTGCCCGGATACCTTTAACGGGTCGGGGCTTAGGATTATCGAGCAGGTATTTTTTGCGCGTATAGGGCTTACGGTTCAGGGCAAAAGTAGCCTGCCAGGCCAGTTTTTCGGTCTTAGCGAAATCGGCAGCCATATGCTTTATCGCGCCATCGGCGGTATACCAGATAGAACCATCGGCAGCTATGGATGGCCGAAACGGGAATACATCTTCGCGGGTTGCCGATAGTACTTTAAGGTCAGCACTGGATTTGATCTCTTTCACCACCAGCGACGTTGCGCCATCGGCTACTGCCTGTAAAATCAGCGAGCTACCATCTTTTGTCCAGGCCGGTGCCCCAAGCGTGGCGGTCGTTTTCCAGATCAATGTCTCTTTGCCCCCTTCCCAAACGTACAAGCCAGAAGCATCTGACCGGGTAGCAATATACGCAATGCGATTTCCATCGGGCGAGTAGGTTGGGGAATACTCGTTCCCTCCATTTTCTGTCAATTGGTTCAGTTCGTTCGTTTTCAGCGTAAGCACCCACAGGTTGTAACTCCCGCCCTTGTCCGATGAGAAAATCAGTTTACTTCCATCAGGAGAATAACCTGGCTCCCGATAGTCAAACTCGCCAGTGGTGTGTTTTTGTAAGTCGGAGCCATCGGGTTTTATACTATAAATGTGGAAGGTGCCGTCGCGGAAGGAGGAGTAGGTAATCCGTTTCCCGTCCGGCGACCAGGCCGGTTGGTGCGCATCGTCACGAAAGTCCGTTAAGGCTTTCGCAACGCCACCTTTAGCCGACAATAGCCAGATGGTTCCCTGCATGTCCATCACAATCGACTGACCATCGGGTGAGAGCGCGGCTGCCATATTGGTCCCTTCCGAAACCGTGATGCGTAAGGAATCAGATTGGGCCTTCGACCGGACAACGCAAATTCCTAACAGGAGTAAAAGCCAGATAGACCGACTTAGTACAGAATGGATCGTCATAGACTAGGTTAGTTAGTGGTAAAAAAGAGAGAAAAAGGGGCAACTGATTTCAAAAAAATAACGGGTAGTCATTGATCTGGAATCACCTGATCACACAGAATAAGCCTATTCTATATTCGTAAAATCAATAGAAATCCTGCACGATCAAAATCGTGTAATTTTTCCATTAAAATTCATTAAAATACCTATCAATCAGTTGATTAACAGGCGAATACAAATCAACAATAGGCAATATACCGAATGGGTTTTTAAATCCAAACAGGGCTTTGTAAACCTTGGAATTTTATAGGAAGGGGAATATCAATTCAGCTATATTTCTTTTCATGTGCCACATTCTATTTACTCCACTCGTATACACTAGTAAGTAAATACGCTCTGGTAACCCATAAAATGAATAGACGAATTATTTCCGCAATAGGCATAGTACTATCATTTACTTTAATCTCCCTATCGTGTAAGACGAACGAGGTGGCAACCAATACACCGACTATTACTACGCTCAGTTGTTCAAGTGCCACATTTTCGGCGTCTGCCACCAGTGGAGCCTCGTATACTGCCAAGGCCAGTGTACCCTATATAGGCGGAAATGGCATTGCCTATGCCGAAGGAACTGGGGTTACTTCAACGGGCGTAACAGGCTTAACAGCAACCTTATCAGCAGGGACTTTGTCCAGCGGAAGCGGTACGGCCAGTTTCGCTATTACAGGTACGCCCGCAACGGCTGGAACAGCCAGCTTTTCAATTATTTTAGGTGGACAATCCTGTGTATTGGACCTGCCCGTAGCTGTTTCTAAAGCCAGTGTTTCCAGCCTGACATGCACGGCTGCTCCCGTAAACGGAACAAACGGTATAGCGTATTCAGGTAACGCTACAGTGACCTATACCGGTGGGAATGGCGGTATGTATGACGTGTCAACAGCTACGTCAACAGGGGTTG
Coding sequences:
- a CDS encoding lactate utilization protein B — translated: MSQLTLDHASASVEFNKNEPRVDWHDETLWFVRTKRDRAVAQIPEWEQLREAASQIKNHVLSNMHDLLVQFEENAKQNGITVHWAADGAEHNAIIHGLIQKAGATRMVKSKSMLTEECHLNDYLTQHGIEVIDSDLGERIVQMRKEPPSHIVLPAIHLTKADVGETFHEHLGTEKGATDPQYLTEAARQHLRETFLTRKVALTGVNFAIAETGGFVVCTNEGNADMGAHLADVHIAAMGFEKIIPRAEHLGVYLRLLARSATGQPITTFSSHFHRPRPGQEMHIVIVDNGRSRQLGRPDFRNSLKCIRCAACMNTCPVYRRSGGHSYHSAVAGPIGSILAPNLDMKQNADLPFASTLCGSCSNVCPVKIDIHDQLYKWRQVLMQEGYGPTAKTVSMKAMATVLESPRLYRMAGKIGRGVLRFAPVTVENRFNPWYNQREMPEPPAESFRDWYVNHKKS
- a CDS encoding LUD domain-containing protein, whose amino-acid sequence is MTTRERILNSIQANQPSLLPLPEQFTFTSSFPDLTKQFSDSLAFVGGMAVVVPDHKTIEAHLKEHYPGMTSVASTCPELAHLADRGLDVADPHELASLNLTIIEGPLAVAENAAIWVDERQLPHRVVPMITQYLAIIIRQSTIVPNMHDAYKKLKVNETGFGTFISGPSKTADIEQSLVIGAHGARSLIVYVLP
- a CDS encoding sigma factor-like helix-turn-helix DNA-binding protein, whose amino-acid sequence is MTSSDAISTYQPTLFSIAYRMTGEVMVSEDIVQDVFIKWMSRPLEAIQDDKAYLAKSVINASLNHLAQVKRHREAYKGVWLPEPVLADSHVSDAKLDISYGFMLLLEKLSPLERAVFVLKESFDFGYPELAQLFDTTDVNCRQLYRRANEKIAGANRRFVIDPTQQQALLDAFSKASETGNIDLLIQLLKADVAVYSDGGGKISAALKPLVGSAIVEQFLRSLTTKQRDKLLVRPTLVNGELGLVFSQKDTQLLDTVMVIESDPTGISRLYFIRNPDKLAHLH
- a CDS encoding SDR family oxidoreductase, whose amino-acid sequence is MNKSLVIGGSGVLGSAVVHELQKSQINFQIGSRNPIKTDSYSTVNQASVPWTHTNLATGDGLSEALAGVDTVFHLATGQGKIGRESDEVVFTRNLLNAVKQSNVKHLIYSSIVGVDKIPYSYYQAKLNAEKLIQASQVPYTILRATQFHDFVDFVLGKLLNLPIGFVPKKLLIQPIDVVVVAQELCRLAQAGSQQTTLQLGGPKVYDAGTLAKRWMQHRKVSKPIIPIPAIGAIMKPIAAGRATCPEAAIGTKTWKAYLTERYGEF
- a CDS encoding serine hydrolase, whose protein sequence is MTSLSIPKLRTIPVLLLAILFCLDLGWAQPINQISADSVDAIVRTHMTNKHIQGVSIAIVRQGKVILAKGYGLANVELNVPATPQSVYAIASVSKQFLATGILMLAQEGKLKLDDDIHKYYPQAPQTWQGITLRHLLSHTSGIVREAPAFDPAKIQPDSVVVQSAFPLPLEFPIGTKWQYCNVGYFALADVISKVSGQPWATFLKQRVFSPLGMTATRTTTLSEIVPNRVDGYEWDKDHLHRAIPYRALRPSGAFLSTVLDLAKWDAALYTSNYLTEASQKQMLTPFVLKDGTPYPYGLGWRVDTFQGTQWVHHGGSLPGFRTEYARFPQKGLSIIILTNGEEASPETIAKEIATLFLRSGAGKVASGK
- a CDS encoding DPP IV N-terminal domain-containing protein yields the protein MTIHSVLSRSIWLLLLLGICVVRSKAQSDSLRITVSEGTNMAAALSPDGQSIVMDMQGTIWLLSAKGGVAKALTDFRDDAHQPAWSPDGKRITYSSFRDGTFHIYSIKPDGSDLQKHTTGEFDYREPGYSPDGSKLIFSSDKGGSYNLWVLTLKTNELNQLTENGGNEYSPTYSPDGNRIAYIATRSDASGLYVWEGGKETLIWKTTATLGAPAWTKDGSSLILQAVADGATSLVVKEIKSSADLKVLSATREDVFPFRPSIAADGSIWYTADGAIKHMAADFAKTEKLAWQATFALNRKPYTRKKYLLDNPKPRPVKGIRAPVVSPDGKAVVFSALGDLYWLDIGVAVPQKLTNDAFIEADPCFSPDGRFLIFTSDRSGGINLWARDLKTGQDRQLTNGTEEINTPIFAPDGKRIAFFMLDRAAFGRSVLHTITFPTSEDQPFAIPQKVYDPLFGPGVPSWSPDGKQIAVSALDIYSSRFREGLNQFLIIPSQGGGSASEMKPDSANQTISFRGRSGPSWSPDGKWMAYVLDGVLWTLPVTPEGKQTGPAVQRTKALADNMTWTADSKTLVYMAIDSLKQMDITTGKVSIIPLTLTYQPKLPVEPTIIHAGKLFDGKTNKYRENVDIILAGSRIQAIEPHKAGRKGKLVDASKLTVMPGLWEMHTHQTILSGEKQGRIWLSHGITSIRETGADPYDALERRESWDAGIRPGPRSFFTGTLNEGYRLYYGLATSIRSEAQLRMELDRAKRLDYDLLKCYVRLPDRLQQLAADLAHQIGIPVTSHELYPAVKYNIDGVEHSSATSRRGFSMKLTSTNHIYADVLNLIAKSGMNMTPTTSLQGGFSFQTRKDTSLLSYPPYVHFYNEVYRNNLMAQQQTMRRIMPGAVENFKTLASNVKKFIDAGGRMTPGTDSPLIPYGLSLQVELQNWVEGGVTPFETLRGATLWSAEAAGVGNDLGSIEAGKIADLIAVDGDPLTKIRDSMNVRYTIKNGNVWPLAELLK